The Salvia miltiorrhiza cultivar Shanhuang (shh) chromosome 2, IMPLAD_Smil_shh, whole genome shotgun sequence DNA window AAGGCATTTTATTCGCCACGTCCAATTTCTTCCACCACCTTAAATCACATTTCATCAAGTTatattagaaaattaattaaattgaataacatAGTATATAGAATGTAAGTAACCTTGTAGCATCACTCAGCTCTCTCTGGTGCATCTTCTGCACAATATTGAAATCTAATTTCGCAAAATTCAGCAGTGTCTCATTACGCGACTCGTCTTCCTCGTATGCAGCTATGAACCTTCTGGCACCCAATCTTATGAGACTCCTGCGATTTGGCGTTCTCAGAGCTTCCTTGACAAGTTTAGAGAGAGAAGCACTGGTGATGTTGTGGAGTGAAGCATGAAGATGAGAGGAACAGAACTCTATTGCTCTGTCGAGAATTTCTTCTCCTTGTGTCCCAAGATGCGCCGCCTCGTATAAGCTCAACAAACCTTCGACGTTGTTTTGCAACGACGCCGCATAATTTCCTTCACTGTCAGTGAATTTGCGGAACACATCTGTTGAAGTTTAAAAGCTTCTAATTAGTAAATGGGGTAATGGCGTAATGCCCTATAAATACTTgaacttttttcattttctgattttgcaccccAACTTAAAAATCTGCCTATAAATACTTAaactttgtattctttctgattttgcacccgGCGAATTTTTACCCTTAAATCGTTGCTGACATGGCAATCAGATTGAGAAGGAAGTTGGAAGTGCATGATGAAAAAGATAAGTTTGTTGTCAATATGGATCTAGAACATGTAATTGTAGGGTTTGGGATGTCAATCCGATTGCCACGTCAACAACGATTTGGGGGTAAAACTGCGATGGGTGCAAAATCAAAAAGAATacaagttcatgtatttataggcaaatttTTAAGTTAGGGTGCAAAACTAAAAAATAGGAAAAGTTCAAGTATTTACATGCCAATATCCCTTAGTAAATTACCTTAGCTAGGGAACACATTTCAGGCAGGCAGGAGGGGACTAGGGTGGGCTGAAGCCCCCCCAACCCCCCCAAAAGGACTATAAAAGATTTTTTGAGTTGAGTTGTAGGAATCTTAATTACCAGATGGGACATTGTAACCTTGTTGTCTAAGCAAACGAAAACGAAGAGCCACACTGCTGAGATTGAGATCATCCTTGTCTTTGCTATTTTCATGAATATTTTGCAAGGATTCCTCAATTTCTTTTTGAAAATGATATTCCACACCGAGGCGCTGGATTGCATCGATGAGTTCCATTTTATACGTTGAATCATTTGGAGTTTGAGCTAACAAATTTCTGACCTTTTCTTTCTGCTTTGCGAGCTCTTCTTGTTCAGCATCAGTGATTTTCTGACCATTATCACCAAAAAAAGACATTATTAGAATCAACAATATAATTAAcggtaaatttaattaattttttttaagatggcAACTAGCTATatatgtagagagagaaaggttcaattgagaaattaaatattttgaaaaattgcGAAACGTTGAACACatcaataattttaatgaacatgtcgatgattttgatgaacaaaCATATTTGTTGGAAATCTCACACTCCATAATTCAAACCTCAAACCAAAATAtttgttcaataaaattatgggTTAATAGCCGCTAAATCCTTCAACTATTTTCATTTTCGTGTTTTGCATCGTTCTCAAAAATTCTGCCTCAGTATATCACAACTAATTAAGGAGTCGCGATTTGCATCATGCGAAATTTTCCGGCAAAATTGAAGATGACTTGGCAGCCGGACTAATCTACGTGGCATAGAATTCCGATAGGCAAAACGCTTACGTTTCTTTGAAATTATTAgtcacaaaacgacgtcgttttgttgaATTAGGGTTCTGGGGTTGGAATTGGGAACATAGAGATAGATGAGAGGGAGGAAGCGGCGTCTCCGTCGTGGCCGGGGAAGGAGACGGTGCTGCGTAGGGCTGCGTCAACCCAGATCGGAGGGAGGAGAACAGAGAGATAGATGAGATCTGCTGAATTAGGGTTCCGGCCGACGAGCAGCGACTTTACCAGCGGAGCTTGAGAGAGAGGTGGCAGCGGCGCACGGTGAAGTGGGATTGGATTGGGAAATGAAGAGACGGATATGCCCACGGATGAGGGTCTGTGAGATGGGAACGAGGGCGGCGGCCTTCCGAGCGGCGGGCAGCAACTTCGCTGGTGGAGCTTGAGAGAGAGGTGGGCGGAACttgaaaacgacgtcgtttcgctACACgtcattaaaaaataataataataataataataataataataataataacaggTAATTGCCATGTAGATGATAATCACCCTTGTCAGCAAATAAAATGCCACGTAGATTAAGTTATGTTGCCGGAAAATTTCGCCGGATGCAAATCGCGACAGGAGGATTAGTTGTGATATACTGAGGCAGAATTTCTGAAATCGATGCAAAACGCGAAAATGAAAATAGTTACAGGATTtagcggctattaaccctaaaattattgacatgttcatcaaaattattaatttgttcAACGTTTCGCAATTtcgcaaaatatttaatttctcaatggaacctaaccctatatatacatatatgcataCCGTTTTATCCGAATCATATCTTAGAAAATAGTCGCCCCAAATGGATGGATGAAATTTCGCTGATTTACGAATTTCTTCTAAATTCTTCACATAATTCTTGTTCATTGCAGGAACGGCTGATAAAACTATTTGCATCTTCTaattaagtgtgtgtgtgtgtgtgtgtgaaatatGGTTGGTGTTTCATTTGAAGAAATTAAGAGGTATTTATCGGCGTAATTAGTTGGTCCATGCTCtactaaatttttttaacaCTCTAAACTTATCGATCCAAAAATACAACATTTTGCATGTGCCTAATTTTATATGAGTCCCCACTTCCATCTCTACTTAATTTAGAACCTTGGGATCCTCTCTCCTCTTGAGAACTAGTATATCACGTTTATCATATATTAGCAAAGATAACGTGCATTtccacataaaaaaaatattttaataaatatttttttttataaacgtAAATTTATagtatttcatttcatttaatagtaatatttatcattttaatatattttttaaactaACTAGTGGTAATTTTTTTAACGTATAATGTCATAATACTCACAAAATTGAAaaacaaataatcaatatttagtataaaaaattaattttaattaatcaagGATCATCTAATTTTGTcatcattgaaaaaaaaaacacgtcCAAAAGGAAAAAATATTCCACTATGGTCAGAGGAATTTTTCCTCATAGTAAACATCTAAAAATGGtaaaaaattgatgaaaatatattgttttctctcattttccataAAAGTAAATGCACCCTAAATTTAAAACTATTTTCGCAGTATCAATTTCATCATGAATTATCGAAAAAATCAATTATGTCTTCCATCCATTTTATGGCTGCAAAAAATTAACATGGCTTACCAAAACTATGTATTTATGATTATTCATACCTTTAACTTATATGgcacaaaaaatattatttcgTGTCATGTAAGTCAAAAAAAGAAGTAATTTTAACAGAAAATAAAATCGAAGTAATTGTAAATTTCGATACAGCCCCACGGCCTCCGTCGAGAGTAGAGaagaattaaaagaaaattagttGAAAGATCGTTTAATTGAGGAGAACAATTAAATTTGAATGTTAGACTTAATTTGCTTATAGATTGAAGTTTTTTACCGTTTAAATGTCTCCTtgataacaaaaatatatagattatttactttatgttagGGGGTTAAAACTTAAAAGGCTcgatttaagttttttttttttgaaaatgaaaagaggtatctaaaatatatagattttacTTTATGTCAATTGTCAGGGGTTATTCTGCTAATTTCTGGGGATTTTTGGTCCCGCCCTATTATTATTTCATTGTTTCTTTCCCCAACTCTAATTaaagtagttttttttttctttaacaaacACCTAATTAAGGGGTGAGGGGTTAGGCAGACCCTCAATCTCTAAATAAAAACTCAACCAGTATCTCATACATGACGATGTCCAAAAGTGACAGCACCCAGTAGAAACcacatgaaaaaaaataaatcaaacaataCAAAACCATACAAAATTGTAGCTAAAAAGTGACTATACCAGAGTTCAAAAGAGATAACAATAGGAAAAACGAACTAAAAATCAAACCAAAGCAAACTAACAATCAACATGAGATTTAAATCTAAAATTAAGATAGCCAAGAAAGTTTTCACTGTTTATCAGAGTACTATTGGCTAAAATTTCTAGCCATATAGCTGGACGGACCCACAATAGTCCGGCCCATTAAGCCTGAGCAGCCATACAAAGGAGCAGTACATTAGGACTGAGCAGCAttctataataaattaaaaatcgaGTCGAAATATAAATTCGATTTGGTTACTTAAATTTTTATGTTCAACTACGGCCATctgtgcgatgcacggcgaaataaaaattaaataatgtcttaaataaataaatattaaacaaaatcaaaatataaataaatttaaaatatggtttaaacataaaatatcaattactcaataaaaattaatatacacattATTATAATAGATTGTTCCACATaatgataaataaatagatatttTTATAGACatatatcaataaaaaaattaaaattttaacaaagggaaataaaataaaatattttaaaattttaatagcatattcgttttaaattcgtttttttgatgatttttataccatgtTAAAGATCTTGtatgaacttaaacttaagatgcatattgaacatttcttcataaatcaaatttgacgatatttcgaaaagaattaaaattatatggaaaaaaaagacataaaaaaataatgaaaaaactgatgagagaagaaagagaaaaaatagaggGAGAAAATGGAGTGAgaaaatttttcttttatatatatagattagtaTTTGTATCCCATGCAattcacgaaaaatatttttataattctaTATTTATgtcaaattaatattaatttaattatgatagttataaatataataaaaaaatatttttaactgAATATGTTTCATCttaatattgaaaaagaaataaagtaaTCGAATCAATCAATGCTCACCCTTGACTAGAGGCTCAGAGGCCCAGGCCCAGGCCCAACataatttaatttcttttagtACAATTATTAAAGAGGTATCCAAATATGACCCGGCCCAATTCTGTCCAATGGGCTTTGCAATTTAACCCCTCGACCAGCATCTAGAAGTCCAACATCTtccctcaaaaaagaaaaagaaaaaaaagaagtcCAACAtcgattttttattattattattttaaaaatcatgtcttttattgttatttttcatgtatgtttttagggtaaatatcattttaaGTCTTAGTTTATTTTTTACTATCGAAAATATGCTTTAAAATCTTGAACTATcgattttgtatcaattgtaccatccATTAATTTTTCGGCTTCGAAAAATTGACGTGGCTTGTCAGATAACACATTATATGTAGaattatttgtgttttttttaaaacttatatGGTACAGAATAACATCATTTTGTGCCTTACTAATAGAAAATTCTGGAAGAATAATTGCGATTTTTTCAATTAGTAAgaggtaaaacgacgtcgttttaggACATCATTGATAGTGCAAAAATAATTAGGGGCTTAAAGTAATACTCTCtcgtctcaattcaataggcaACAAGGCATTGCCACATATATTAAGAAACAAAtcgtttataataaaataggaggGAGAAGATAACTTTTTTGAGGttatatttgtcaaaaaaatcggaaatagaaatgaaaatatttttttaagtgaaaAAAGAGATAATTATGCACGAGTCACAATAACATTTATTACATGTAACTAGTTATGTGAAGATGCTTGTTATATATTGATTTTCTATTCTATGAAGTGACCTATTGAAATGAGACGTTCAAATAAGAAAGCGCGACGTATTGAATTGGGATTGAGTAAGTATTTATTATCCCagctttatttttattcatctctATCAAGCATTTCATCAAACACTTTCTCGGTTACAACAATTTGACTAAGAATCGAAGCCTTCATACCTGGAAATGGATGAGGAATTGAAGGCAAGATAAATTAGTACGATTTCGTTGTCAACTTGGCCCTCTCAACAAATAATATTAGATTACATTAGGCTAGAGTTCAAAAAATTCATCTTAgcttaattatatatgtaaataaattccAATTAATATGGAAACTAGCCAATCAAATTATTATGAACTGAAAAATTTGTTTGTGGATTAATACTCGTTACCTTAATTAGTAATCGTGCTAAACGAAATCATAGCGGAAGCCAAGAGGAGGAAGAAGGGGATTACAATGTTTAAAATCGATTTCGCAAAAGCATATGATTCAGTGGAGTGGGATTTCCTTGATACCATGATGGAGAAAATGAACTTTAGCCCGAAGTGGAGAAGATGGATCTCTGGATGCCTTGAGTCGGCCTCAGCAAACGTGTTAGTCAACGGCAGCCCCTCGGGCGATTTTCAACTTGAAAGAGGGCTCAGGCAAGGTGATCCACTTTCACCTTTCCTCTTTCTTTTAGTGGCGGAAGGGTAACACCTGCTAGTGGAAAGAGCTGTTCACAAAGGACTCTTGGAGCCGGTCCCTATCGGAGATGGTGGAATTCGAATCTCTCACTTGCAGTACGCTGATGACACGATGTTTGTTGCTACAGAGAGGGGAGAGAACGCATGGACTTTTAAGAGTATTCTCAAATTGTTTGAATTGCTAACGGGTCTTAAGGTCAATTTTGACAAAAGCATGTTGGTGGGAATCGGAATGGAGGATTCCATTCGCGATGAGATGGCGATGATTCTGGATTGTCTGGTGGGAAAAACACCAATCAACTATCTCGGCATTAAGATTGGGACGTGTTTTTCCCGATCAGTTGATTGGAACTACTTGGTGGAAAAAATCAGGAGGAGAATTGGAAAATGGCAAAACCGGAAAAGTTCTTTTGCAGGGAGAGTAACTCTTCTTCGATCGGTCCTTTCTTCAATCCCGATTTACCAACTTTCCTTCGCGCTTATAAATAAATGCGTGTTGTCAAAAATTCGAGCTCTTTTGTGTAACTTTTTATGGGGGGGGAGGGCTGGTGGATAGAAAGATACGTTGGGTCCAATGGACAGAATTGTGTAGGGATCTTGGACAAGGGGGGCTGGGAATTAAAGACTTGGAGAGGTTCAACAAGGCGCTCATGGCCAAATGGCTCTGGCGCTTCCTTACAGAAAGTGAATCCCTTTGGGCTCGGGTTGTTAGAGAATGTGGGGGGGAGATCGAGTGGGATGGAAGTGGTTtcaaaccaaaaaggaatggGGCGATGAGGTCGGGGTGGTGGAAGAGGGTGCTGGAGTTAAGTCGGGGAGAAAATGGGAGGTGGTTTAGAGAAAACGTGACTGTCCGGATCGGGGAAGGTGACAGGCTCTTGTTTTGGCATCAGTGCTGGGTGGGGGAAATGAGTCTTAGGGAGATGTTTCCTAGGCTATTCAGACTTAGCAATAATCAGGGAGGTCTCATTAAAGATTTGGGAGGATGGGTTGAGGGGAGCTGGGTGTGGAATCTTGGATGGACTCGAGAGCTGAGGGGGAGAGAACAAGACCAGTTGCTTAATCTTACTTCCTtgattcaaaattttactttcaCTGCAGGAATACAAGACGGGTGGAGGTGGTTGCTGACCCGAAAGGAAATTTCTCGGTCAAATCGGCATATAGAACCCTCTGTCAAGCAACAGATTCAGGAAGAAACAGACGCAACGTGCCAGAGTTTCTCTTAATTTGGAAAGCACCAGTTCCATTCAAGGCAAAAACCACCGTCTGGAGATTACTCAGAGGAAGAATGGCAACCTGTGATAACCTACTGAGAAGACAAGCCATCACACAAAATTCAGAGTCTGATTGCGTGCTTTGTAAGGAGCAGACTGAATCCTCCGAACACTTGTTCTTCCTCTGCCCACCAACTTCAGAAATTTGGTATGATCTTCTACTTTGGCTTGGTAAACAATCGGTCCTTCAATCTAAAGTGAAGGAGCATCTGCTTCCTTTCACAACCTTGGGGAAAAATCAGATACATCTCTATTATTATGTATCTGGATTTTCTCAGTTTGGTGTATtttgaaagaaagaaatgaATGTAAGTTTAATCAAGGAGCCTGGAAAAAGGAGAAATTGCTGGCGGAAATTAAATCCAGAGTGTGGGGGTGGAAAATGGCGTATAATATGCAGTCAAACATTAGAACTTGGTTTACTGATGAAAAGCTGTTAGAGTAATCTTggcaataataatttttttttctttcctgataaaaaaaaaagaataataaataataaaaataattttcaacgTTCATAATCAAAATACAGTATATTTTTACACAACGGGTGTAATATATAGAGAATCCCACATACTCATATACCATAAATTCAAGGCCTAGGCAATAGGTAGCTCCTTTAATCTTTTATTGAAATGCagctaattaatttattaattccaCCAAGATTCATATCTTCAAATTGTGAGGGGCTCAACAAGCACTGCCTTTACCCATTCTTTGCATTTGCTGGGATCCGAATAGCAATCTGCGTCTGAATAGAGGAGATGCACGACGCGAGCAAGATTGACAACGCGCGTAAGGACTGGCATCGATGCTAGTGTTGGCTCAAGGCATTCTTGATTCATATCTTTCCATGCATTCTTCACTTGTTGTTTGAGTTGAGCTCGAGCTTCCTCCTCCGACACACCATATTGTCTCATGTAACAGAGAGCTGATGAGGGTTTTTGCTCATACTAGGTGTGGAGGAAGATGTAAATTGTTAAAGACAAactaaataatattattatgcagcATGTAAtgagtatatattatttttctttaaaactaCAATAATTTTTGAGTCAATTCATGTCTAGAAAAGGAATGTATAACCATTCAAAATTTTGGCTAGATCAATACATTCaactaatataaatataataagttGATTTTGAACTAATATTCAGAATGTTAagagatttttaaaaataaagcacttagaattttattgtcaaaaatgatgaattcaaCAAAATGATGAATGAATCACTTGTATATCCTTATAATCTAAGAACTAAAATAATCttaatattgaaaataattctATTTTACATACTCCCtacgtccataaaaaatagtctaAAAAggggatgacacgagttttaaatgAAAATGGTTAGTGTATTGTGAGTAGGGATGTGCATTCGGATTTTTGCCTGATCTGATCCGATCCGATCTGAAAATCCAAAATTTtcctaaaattcaatccgataCGAACCATAATTGTGAGTGGAGATGGTCCCCCGCATACGCAGGCCTACCACGTTTTTCTCTTGCAGCGTTTTCGCCGGAcgtattaataatgataattaattgtattgtaagAGTCCACCATGCATGTGatagaaagttttcaaaaatagaaagaaactaatttttgtggacatcacaaaatgacaaaaagacaCTAATTTTCTATGTACAAagaaagaaatatatatttgaACTCATTCGAACCACTCACTATATATCACATACCTCATCTCCAACTAAGTCATCCATTAATCGAGCAATTAATGATGATGCTCGAACAATTAGAGGTTCGTTTATAATCCAATCGAAATCTTTTTTGCTAACTTCATCTCCCATACCCACCAAAGAAGTTGTTGATGTCATCATGTAACCAGCACTTACGAGGGCTACCTTCATATACTCTTCTAGTGTtggaatataattattattatacaaccATTTCGCCTCCTCAAAATATGCCTTCACGAGTTTTTTCATCtgcaaaataattttaataaaataaaataaaaatttgagtaTAAACTTTATAAgacatataattatttatttattcatagcTCGTAATTAATGAGATAAACTTATTGAATATGTACGTCTTGAATTGCATATTGGATGCGGTATGATTCTCCGGTTCTCTCTATAGCTATTTCATCTTCTATTTCACTGTAAATTTCGATAAGACTTTTGTAGCACATTTGAACAAACGGTGGCGAATCCTTCAAGGTTGCGTTAACATCCCATCTGTTAAACGCTcgttgaaaaaagaaaaaagaattaaaaaacattttttagagtttaaaatcatttaaggccattatcttaagacgatttgtaaaaataggctAATATTTTTTGGACTTGCAAACATAAGCTAATTATTCTAAATTTCGGCATCTGTGAGCCACATTTGAACCCAATCAGACTACTTTAGGCCACAAAAATGTGGCCCAAGAacaccaaaaattaaaataatttgcCTATTTTTACAAACCGCCCTGAGATATTagacttaaataattttaagcCTATTTTTTAGGTAGAGTTTATCAGAAATTGAGAGTAAAAGAAGGATTAAAATTAAACCAAAACCTTTCAATAGCGTCTGTTAGAATTCGTAGTTCATGTAAAGACCCATATTCGTAGGTGTCATCAATAATGGAACCCATACTTATACATTTAAGCAAAATTCTTCTTGCTTTAGCATAGCATGGCTCAAAGTAGACTCCCACCATCCACAAATACAATTCTGCAATTCTATCTCTTGCATAAGGCATTTTATTCGCCACGTCAAATTTCTTCCACCACCTTATAAAATCACATTCCATCAAGTATACATtagaaaattaattagattGAATAACATAGTATATAGTATGTAATTAACCTTGTAGCATCACTCAGCTCTCTCTGGTGCATCTTCTGCACAATATTGAAATCCAATTTC harbors:
- the LOC131009350 gene encoding bicyclo-germacrene synthase-like; its protein translation is MEICSQAMKKNVKSLDEIRKSAKCHPSVWGDYFLVYNSDNTKIADAEQEELAKQKEKVRKLLDQTPNDSTYKMELIDTIQRLGVEYHFEKEIKGSLQYIHENSKEKDDLNLSSVALRFRLLRQQGYNVPSDVFRKFTDSEGNYTASLENNVEGLLNLYEAAHLGTHGEEILDRAIEFCSSHLHASLHKITSASLSKLVKEALKTPNRMSLTRLGARRFIAAYEEDESRNETLLNFAKLDFNIVQKMHQRELSDATRWWKKFDVANKMPYARDRIAELYLWMVGVYFEPCYAKARRILLKCISMGSIIDDTYEYGSLHELRILTDAIERWDVNATLKDSPPFVQMCYKSLIEIYSEIEDEIAIERTGESYRIQYAIQDMKKLVKAYFEEAKWLYNNNYIPTLEEYMKVALVSAGYMMTSTTSLVGMGDEVSKKDFDWIINEPLIVRASSLIARLMDDLVGDEYEQKPSSALCYMRQYGVSEEEARAQLKQQVKNAWKDMNQECLEPTLASMPVLTRVVNLARVVHLLYSDADCYSDPSKCKEWVKAVLVEPLTI